In Sceloporus undulatus isolate JIND9_A2432 ecotype Alabama chromosome 7, SceUnd_v1.1, whole genome shotgun sequence, one DNA window encodes the following:
- the LOC121936245 gene encoding E3 ubiquitin-protein ligase RNF186-like, whose protein sequence is MDACELVKETMEKAPKEQMENTADEVGRFWCATCMECQGSDLPSLSAIESPTFSTPTFSVSLKNSDASAEKEGVQCLAADTDCPICFDQYGFCRPPKVLACQHVFCAVCLKLLLQNREDAWEIICPVCRKATTVFGGLICSLSTKEMLCQGTSANLNPRGEGPRFPDSRRRPESIDQEEDAGNREAAKRLLFLLLLLVLLVVLALPFVYAGLLKWALSIAVIWGLAMAGVLCWNPKWQCRRLDLSRKTESHARPVA, encoded by the coding sequence atggatGCGTGTGAGCTTGTGAAAGAGACAATGGAAAAGGCCCCAAAAGAGCAAATGGAAAATACAGCGGATGAGGTAGGGAGATTTTGGTGTGCCACATGTATGGAATGTCAGGGCTCAGATCTCCCATCTCTCTCAGCGATTGAATCTCCCACCTTCTCCACGCCAACATTTTCGGTTTCCCTCAAAAACTCAGATGCTTCTGCCGAGAAAGAGGGCGTCCAGTGTTTGGCCGCGGACACAGATTGTCCCATCTGCTTTGACCAGTACGGTTTTTGCCGGCCGCCCAAAGTCCTGGCTTGCCAGCATGTCTTCTGTGCTGTCTGCCTGAAGCTCCTCCTGCAGAAccgagaggacgcttgggagatCATTTGCCCCGTCTGCCGGAAAGCCACCACCGTCTTCGGAGGCCTGATCTGCAGCCTGAGCACCAAGGAGATGCTTTGTCAGGGAACCTCAGCCAACCTGAACCCAAGGGGAGAGGGACCCCGCTTTCCAGACTCTCGACGCCGGCCAGAATCCATCGACCAAGAAGAGGACGCTGGCAACAGAGAGGCCGCCAAGaggctccttttccttctcctcctcttagTGCTTCTCGTGGTCCTCGCTCTTCCCTTTGTGTATGCAGGGCTGCTGAAGTGGGCCCTCAGCATCGCGGTCATTTGGGGCCTGGCCATGGCTGGGGTGCTCTGCTGGAACCCAAAGTGGCAATGCCGCCGCTTGGACCTTTCCAGAAAGACAGAAAGCCACGCCAGACCCGTGGCCTAA